The DNA region AGTATTCAACTGCCACTAAGCAATTGGCTAAACCATTTGCCTCAGCTGACACACTTTGAGTCCCATATTTATCATCCCAGTACATTGTACTTATTCGATAGATTTGCCTAACAGTTAGCTTCTGCAAAAATTATTCAGTACCGAATAATGATGAGACAAACTGATGACATTCTGCATACCAAGAGAATTAATTGAAAGGTGCATAACTGTAAATGTAACTGTTTAACAAAGGTTATACCGGGCAGAGATCCTGTTTTATCTCATCTAAAGATTTTTTCCTCTTTTGATCTATTACCTAGCTGGATAGTCAGAACTATAAATATTGTGTAACTGCGCATGAAAAGATTCAATAGGATAAAAGAAGAATAAAGCAGCATTTGATGTACCAGAAATCCAACAGCTTGTCTAATGTAATTTAGCTCACGCCAAGAGGTTCCTGCAAACTGAAGATGAAAATGCTTAAGAATGCCCAATCTGTACAGGAAAACGCAAGCAAACTAAAAATAACTACAAAATACCTCCTCTGTAACATTAACTATCCATTTTTCTAATTCAGCCAAACCAGATTTGACATATTCACCATTGGAAAATGTGCAGCATTCTCGCCGAAGTAGAAGACTGCAAATAAGTTGAGTTATATCATCTGATTAGTATGAAGTAATATTTAAGtacttgaaatcataaatcataccTATTAAACAATTGTATATTGATGGAGAACACTTGTGTAGTGAGCTTCCGGATGAAAAAAGTGGGAACCTGAAATTCAAGGAGTCAGTCCATTAACAAACTTAAAAACCAAATAcagtagataacggaatatcaTGGATACAGAAAAGTAAGCTGACATGATTTCCACGTAAACGGCCCATAAGTGAATCCAGGAATTTGATGATGCTGTCCCACTCACTACTTGGCGATTGCTGAGGAACTCCAGAGGGGGCCCTAGATAATTTTCCACCATGGACTCGTTGAATTTTTGGCGCCTTTGCAACAGACCAAGGAGTATTAGGCATATGAGTTTAGAACAAAAAGATTATCAAACTATCTGCAGTGAGTTTCAAGAACATTTCAAGAACGAGAGCTGGCCTGAGATGGTTAGACACCCAATTTAGACCCAACAATGTACATAAGAAATAGTATCACGAAAATGAAACAATACTCTGCCTATTCTCCATCGGGGGAAGcttttcaaataaagaaaaggGTATGAACTCAGAGCTGTAAGTTACGTATTATCTACCTGACCTGACTAACCCCACATTTTCCAGAACAAGCCCTGGTCATACTAGCATCTAGTGAAACCCAGTAAGCAAAGTAAATGCAGTAGGAACTTGATCATTTGAAATTGTATAACGAAATTTTGATAATAGTAGTGATCAACAATATTCCAGATATGCCATGCATACTGGCGCCAGAGTATCTCCACAACCAGAAAAGAAAGCAAAATGATGCCAAAACATCGTAAGGATACAAgaatatttctttatttttatataaggaaaagaaaacaaatatatttaGGATTAAGCAGAAGACAAGCGCACCAATGGGAACACAAAAACAAGGTCGTACAGAGGATATATCATTCTTTAGGCCTATCGATTCGAAAAGATGCGAACCAAACAGCTAAGCATTGttggggaaaacccataaaccgtAGAATCCATCATGTtaaatcatcaagaatttgaGTGAAAACTTAAGCGaaagcgtacctgaagccataatcctgaattcttcagaacgtgtcttgatcttccagatctacgcgctctttccttgagagaatcctttagtttctctttagaactattttcttaatgggggagagaatagtgaaagtgataacgcgagatctggggaccatgacctatatttatagataatgtttatcaatatcttctgatatttctgttttagcccatcataaaaacagaaattacacttatgtctctacacattaaaggcccacaatccattagatacattaaagcccaataacccgaaacattaattgatcactttattttgggcttaacttaatagacaatccacaaaacataatttattcacatataagctcatataaataaattgatccaacaatctcccacttgggctatatgtgcaactttataattatgtttgtgaaaataaccttATGAGCTCAAAATTGTTGTCATTCCGAAATGTATTTATAACCAATCCGgtccatcaatcacatcaacataggatcaaagcagtcttcactacactcaaggtaactagacccatcaatggtcacatatgccaacacaactgaatgacatggatcatgaagtggatgtgtagcatggaaatttcatgcaatgtgaccgtaacatacctATTTCCAACTGGTCCTCCCTTTAACCTTATCgagatcaaactttaaatcataatcagagtgtgacttaacttgaaatttatttctgcagaaaataaatttacataactgtaactgaaaatgtctacaactgaaaagcatttaaaatagcaAACTCCCACTAAAACTGGATTTCCTCAATTGACATAACACCCATACTAACAGTGTGCTCATGAAACTGTTTGGGTGGTAGTCCCTTAGTAAGCGGATCCGCAACCATGGAGTTTGTACCGATATGCTCAATAGACAACTTTCCActctgaattctttctttaacaacCAGATACTTGATGTCAATATGTTTTGACTTCGTCGAGCTCCTGTTATTGGAATACATAActgctgatttattgtcacaatgTAATTTTAGGGGCTTTTCAATGCCATCAACAATGCGCAGTCCCGTGACAAAATTTTGCAGCCATATTCCATGATTGGATGACTCATAACACGCTACAAACTCAGCTGCCATGGTGGAAGAAGCTATAAGTGACTGTTTAGCACTCTTCCAGGAAATGGCACCTCCAGCAAGGAGATAGATGTAGCCCGACGTAGATTTCATACTATCTTGGCATCCAGCAAAATCGAAGTCAGTATACCCAATGATCTCAAGCTGATCCAACCCCCGATATATGAGCatgtaatcttttgttctctgtaggtaccgtaaaacccttttgactgctttccaatgttccactcctggattacttaaatatcgtcccaacattcctgtcacgtacgcaatatctggacgtgtacaaacctgagcatacatcagacTCCCCACTGCAGATGCATAGGGAACCTTCTGCattttttttcctcaaaatcattttttgggcattgtttgagacTAAATTTGTCTCCCTTAGCCACAGGGGTATCTGTTGGTTTACAATCTTGCATCCCGTATCGCTTGAGGACTTTCTCGATATAACCTTTCtgagataatccaagaataccccGAGAATGATCCCGATGTATCTGAATACCCAGTACAAAAGATGCATCACCAAGatctttcatctcaaaattcttagctagaaatctcttggtttcatgcaacaactctatatcgttgctagcgagtagaatgtcatcaacatataaagccagaaaaatatgcttactcccactgaacttatggtacacacaatcatcgaacaaattcatctcaaaaccaaacgagatgatcacttgatgaaatttgaaataccattgtcgagatgtctgcttgagcccatagatagatttctttaatttgcaaaccatattatttgtgtctttggacacaaaattttcaggctgcaccatataaatcgtttcatcaatgtcaccatttagaaacgcagtctttacatccatctgatgaagctcaagatcgaaatgcgccaccaaagccattataatccttaaagagtctttcgaataaaccggagagaaagtctctttataatcaatgccttctttctgtgtaaagcctttagcgacaagacgagccttatatctttccacattgcctttcgaatccctcttggttttaaatatccatttgcaaccaatgggcttcgtacctttaggcaatgggacaagatcccatacgtcattgtccttcatggactttatctcctcattcatagcatcattccacttttgagagttaaaactttccatggcttgacggaagttaataggatcatcctccatcaatccaatgtctgcctcatgttcttgaagaaatacaaTGTAATCATCTGGCAATGCATTTCTCCGCTCTCTAGTGGATCTCCTTAATGGCATAGGTTCTGGAGGTGCTTGAGTTTGTTAATCTGGAATGGGAGGATCTCTAATATTGTCTTCCTGTATTGTGTCTTGGTCAAAGTGAGGAATATGATCCTGATCAATGTCCAAGACACCTGTGggaatatttacatattcctcttcaaagacaatatccctTACTTCATCTCCTCATgcaaactcaacatcctcaaagaaccgggcatttcctgactcaaaaatcgacttactcgtgggatcataaaacttgtaccccctagatctttcagagtatccaataaaataacaactaaccgtccttgagtccagtttcttttcattaggcttgtaaggccttgcctcagctggacatccccaaacgtgcagatgcttaagactgggctttttacccgtccaaagttcataaggggttttggtcgctgccttagttggaaccctgttaaggatatatgctgcggtctttagtgcttctccccagagtgattctggtaaggtagaatgactgatcatactcctcaccatgtccttaagcgttctgtttcgtctttcagcaacaccattcatagtgggcgaacccggcatagtgtactgtgggacgataccgcattcctccaggaatctagcaaaaggtcctggacgttgttcacctgaaccgtcatatctaccatagtattcaccaccacggtcagatctaacgcttttaatctttaagccaagttgattttcaacttcagctttatagtttttgaacacatccaatgactgtgacttttcatgaatgagataaatgaagccatatcttgaaaaatcgtctgtaaacgttataaaatattgttgaccattccaagaagccgaagggaatggtccacaaatatcagtatgtataagttctaagacgcctgaacacctgttggcttcaaatctccttttgttGGTTTGTTATCCCTTTATACAATTAACACAATATTAAAATCTGTGTAATCTAAAGGTTCGAGAATTTCGTCTGACACGAGTCTCCTTATTATCTTTTCAGAGATATGACCCAATCTTTTGTGCAATAACGCAGCTGAATTCTCActggttaattttttttagtgcctctacttgtttgcaaggattcattaaataaagcaataacatccaaagaataaagattatcgtatcctgataaagaaccagaaccaaccaattttgaatcgagaaacaaactgaatattccatttccaaaagaacaagaataaccaaatttgtccaatgcagaaatggaaatcaaattccgtctaaaagacggcacaacaaatgtttcataaagatccaaatatattctagtctttaacaataatctaaatttttctattgcctcaacttcaactttgttgCCGTCACCAACATAGATGAATCTTTCAGCATCACTTGGTTTTCGGCAATCCAGGCAACCCTGCACAGACacactgatgtgagttgttacaccagaatctatccaccacgtgtgtctaggcactgaagttaaattaacctcagaacaaaccatattcagaagcatacctttcttagcacgccaagcgtgataattactgcactgtttcttcatatgcccatcactgccacagaaaaaacaaccagaactttgagaatcactaggattcttctgttgtttcttcGGAGACTGTGTATCCGCAGCTTCTTTATCCTTCCTTTTCTTTCCTTTAACCTTCGAGGTAGAGGCATAATGAGCACTTTCTGTCTTGTCTTGCTGCAACCTTTCCCTCTTCCTGGACACAGTGCGAGATGAGCTCATTCAGAGACCAAGTCTCTTTCTGATAGTTATAGCTCACCTTGAACTGGTTAAACTGAGGAGGAAGAGATATCAAAACCAGATACACCAGCAAGTCCTCAGAGAGGTCAAGCTTCAGTGCTTTCAACCTTGAAGCAAGATGAGACATTTCCATAATGTACTCCCTGATGTTGCCCTTACCTCTGTACCTCATTGAAACGAGGCTTGCCAAAAGTGTACCAATTTCAGACTTTTCACTTTTAGCAAACCTCTTTTCGAGGTCTTGAAGGAAAACCTTAGCAGTAGCAATGTCGCTAGACATTGTGGCCCTGAATGTTTCTGGAATGGCcctcttcatgatcatcatacACATGCGATTCGATCTCTCCCACCTTTCAAACTCCCTCTTTTCATCAGAGGTACTCTTATCCGTAATGACGGGAGGAGAGTCAATCCTTATCGCAAGGTCTAAATCCATGACTCCGAGAACTATCAATAAATTGTCTTGCCACGATTTAAAATTCGAGCCATTTAACATAGGAATAGAATTtatgttggaatgaatatttgcaggagtcaaatctgaacagagaacaaaaacaaaacatacatgctcaaccaaatattcaaataaaataatcaataaattcaaataatgtaaacCCCATCAACAGAATATCGTGCACTCcattaatgtttcatctttGGACAAAAGATTAACTTGTAAGTGATATCCTGGTGCAGCAGTCAAACACTGAAGTAAatatcatgtcaaataacaaccttcctttgggccgatttaTTATTCACATGAAAAACCGAACAACTATCACATGTTTACCGCCACAACTGCAtatgtaattatattaaatattaaccttcctttgggccgatcaatattcatataaatcacaTGTACCTAAAATCcttttgtatttcaaaataaaattaatttccataaaAGAGGTCACTTTGGcaacattttatttcaattaatcaattttaaaaatacatataaccttatcattatttgaattaatgaatatttaacctTAACCGAATAAACTGaaccgaaaaaaaaaattttaaattttcggaaATTCCGTACGGGTCGGGTCGACCCGGTTCCGTACGACCCGACCCGAATCCGTACCTTTTTTTTTAAtccgaattttcgattttcctctaaaatattttgttgaacaaaactataagaaaaatcgaaatcttataccaaattttttttaaaatttacgaCCAAATCTTTTTACCAGaactgaaactttaaaagatttgattttcagccaaaatattttccagatctgaaaccatatcaaaaaattttcaatttccagatctgaaaccatatcaaaatattttcagatctgaaaacatatcaatatattttccaGATCTGGAGCCATATCAAAAAGTTTTTCAGATCTAAAACCATAACAGAAaagttttaaacaaaattttttttccagATCTGGATCCAAATAAGATGCAAAACATTAAACAAATCTCAATGATTCAAACATGAATGGCTcagataccacttgttggggaaaacccataaaccgtAGAATCCATCAAGTtaaatcatcaagaatttgactgaaaacttaagcggaagcgtacctgaagccataatcctgaattcttttggacgtgtcttgatcttccagatctacgcgctctttttttgagagaatcctttagtttctcttcagaactattttcttaatgagggagagaatagtgaaagtgataacgcgagatctggggaccatgacccatatttatagataatatttatcaatatcttctgatatttctgttttagcccatcataaaaacagaaattacacttatgtctctacacattaaaggcccacaacccattagatacattaaagcccaataacccgaaacattaattgatcactttattttgggcttaacttaatagacaacccacaacacataattattcacatataaaccCATATAAACAAATTGATCCAACAAGCATATCAAAGAAATACAGGTAAACAAGCCACCTGAATACATTGTCCCAGTAGTGGAGATATTTCTTTCTTCAAATTATCCCGGATCAACCCAAAATTTTTTTCTGCACAAGCAGTTAATTGTTGTTTGAATAGTAGTGCTGGATATTTTGCTTCCATGTGTGATAAGCCATCATCTGATCCAAGATACTTACGAGAAGGCTTTGGATCCTGAGAAACAATAACCAGGACATCAAATTTGTCGTAGTTCAGTGAAGGGAATTTTTGCATACAAGGGAGAAAAACTGAATGTTCTTACAAAATATACTAGCAACCAAAAAGCGTGCATTGAGTACCGTCCATACAAAATGGCACCTGATGATTGATGCCTCATAGTTGTATAGGATTTTAcagtaaataatttatttggacACTCTTCTTTATCATGGTTGATGACAAATGTAGATTAAGACATCCTTACTCAAACAAGAGCTCGTTAACACTACAAGGTTGCATGCAGTGGATCTAATCCCGCCAATCAAACAACCATGTTTCAGAGGCGAAATAGAGTCAACTTGAATGCGAGATCGCTCGTCTGGCTTTATCAGCAGATAAAAGATGAGCAAAGCCTTAAACTTTGACAATGTCATCAAGACATCTTCAGTCCACCCAACttacatatttttttgatatttaatCATCAGAAAACTTACTTGCATCACTCTCCCATTCACCCCTGATCGCTGAGAAGAGGTAGTCAGGAACCCATTTGGGCGCTGGTTTCTTGGGAGAAGACATAAAAGTGCTGATGCATTAGATAACCAGTAAGGAAGAGTTGCATCCTCATTACCCTCCTAAAAGAAAAACCACACAAGTAAGAACGTGTAAAACAATTGCAGTTTTCACCATAATCATAAAGACACTAATTCTATCCCTTACGACCGCCACATAGCTACTGTCAAATGAACTTGCGTAATCCTATGTGTAACCATGAAACTGAGTTAATTTATCATTTGAATATTTTAAAGTCTTAAATCATATTCCCTGTATTTTTACTCGAAAGTTTTTATTGTATAAATAAtgccaaaaataaatttaataaaaataaataaatattttgactaTATCCCCAAAATTCGACATTAAAAAGGACAGCGGGAGTGAATTACAGAATAAACTCCATATTCTTGCTAGAAGCTCTTACTCACCAAAGCAATTCATCAACCAGATTCAACAGATTATGGCAACCATTAAAAcagaaataaaaatacaaataccatatattaaatggACTTGGACAAGATTTAAAATTCATATCATCAATAAGATATAAATAAATAACCTTCACAACATTGTTGATGATCTCAATAACAAAATCAAAGTAAACAATTTTCTCAGATTCAAAGGCATGCCAATGAAGAAGACATCTATAGATGACACAAGCAGCTGTTGGTTTTCCATCTTTGAAACCCAAATTCTCCTTAATGCAGCGTGATAGAATTTCAAAGTTAACCTGCAACAGTATCAAAACATGAAGTGGGATACACACAACCATTTTTATCTTGGCACAAATACAAGGTTTCTGGGTAACTAAATCACATCCACTTTTAAGCCATTTAACTGCCAAAAACAAACCTAAATGCCTAATCACCCAAACAAAATTCAAATGAGACAAAACC from Primulina tabacum isolate GXHZ01 chromosome 14, ASM2559414v2, whole genome shotgun sequence includes:
- the LOC142524597 gene encoding myosin-15-like, translating into MEEKLLNLENENHILRQKTLNLSPRSKRPGFVKPFFDKFVGALVLSSSDQKSSYESPTPSKLIAPLSQGLSDSRRTKLVAGNNQVNFEILSRCIKENLGFKDGKPTAACVIYRCLLHWHAFESEKIVYFDFVIEIINNVVKEGNEDATLPYWLSNASALLCLLPRNQRPNGFLTTSSQRSGVNGRVMQDPKPSRKYLGSDDGLSHMEAKYPALLFKQQLTACAEKNFGLIRDNLKKEISPLLGQCIQAPKIQRVHGGKLSRAPSGVPQQSPSSEWDSIIKFLDSLMGRLRGNHVPTFFIRKLTTQVFSINIQLFNSLLLRRECCTFSNGEYVKSGLAELEKWIVNVTEEFAGTSWRELNYIRQAVGFLVIDQKRKKSLDEIKQDLCPKLTVRQIYRISTMYWDDKYGTQSVSAEVVSQMREIVNKDSQSLSSNSFLLDGDLSIPFSTEDVHMAIPAIDPSDIELPEFLSEYPSAKLPQQTLK